A single genomic interval of Bradyrhizobium japonicum USDA 6 harbors:
- a CDS encoding surface carbohydrate biosynthesis protein gives MADQPHVCLIVDNPLRDLEGLVLLARQLATRGALATLVPMYEQGFDVLALRPDMVLVNYIRPNNVDLIKSYKRAGVLVGVLDTEGIGGKNADQFAGMVKGTGCTDLVDLYCVWGQAQYAAFLRQGTVPAEILRATGCPRYDFCAPPWRAALPEPSVASGYVLINTNFPTVNPRFSGSSSDEEGAMVQAGFTREFARQFIADGREAYRHTLGMAIELAKHFSDVPFVLRPHPFENLDSYGGFADLPNASVIQSGTSLEWISGARLLVHQNCSTAIEATMLNVEPLSMEWFNTPALRLDAATRVSRPARSEAELIELVRQGLEGKLAQPSSEIVDFRREIISDLYLAMDGASSVRVSEAVLSTMAVAEQDLRPAAGSRSPSLRGLAAAAARRTLGHRASRALRRLYGSAEGERRRAGKQFGDGLVNTILQRIDAASVDRRRFVARTPANIRGGMFSGASLQLAEVN, from the coding sequence GTGGCTGACCAGCCGCATGTCTGCCTGATCGTCGACAACCCGCTTCGCGACCTCGAAGGGCTGGTGTTGCTGGCGCGCCAACTGGCAACGCGCGGCGCACTGGCCACGCTGGTGCCGATGTACGAGCAGGGGTTCGATGTTCTGGCGCTGCGGCCCGATATGGTGCTCGTCAACTACATCCGGCCCAACAATGTCGACCTGATCAAATCCTATAAGCGCGCGGGAGTTCTGGTTGGCGTTCTGGACACCGAGGGCATCGGCGGCAAGAACGCCGACCAATTCGCCGGCATGGTGAAGGGGACCGGATGCACCGACCTCGTCGATCTCTATTGCGTTTGGGGACAGGCGCAATATGCCGCTTTCCTGCGGCAAGGCACTGTCCCCGCTGAGATCCTTCGCGCGACCGGCTGCCCCCGGTACGATTTCTGCGCGCCCCCCTGGCGTGCCGCATTGCCCGAACCGTCGGTAGCGTCGGGTTATGTCTTGATCAACACGAACTTTCCGACCGTAAACCCGCGATTTTCGGGCAGCTCCTCCGACGAGGAGGGGGCCATGGTGCAGGCTGGTTTCACCCGCGAGTTCGCGCGCCAGTTCATCGCAGACGGCCGGGAAGCTTATCGCCACACGCTGGGCATGGCGATCGAGCTTGCGAAGCATTTTTCCGACGTGCCGTTTGTGTTGCGGCCGCATCCGTTTGAAAATCTCGATTCATACGGGGGCTTCGCCGACTTGCCGAATGCAAGCGTGATCCAGAGTGGAACCTCGCTCGAATGGATCAGCGGTGCGCGCCTGCTGGTTCATCAGAATTGCTCGACCGCCATCGAGGCCACGATGCTGAACGTGGAGCCGCTGAGCATGGAGTGGTTCAACACGCCGGCCCTTCGGCTCGATGCGGCGACCCGGGTCAGCCGTCCGGCGCGTAGCGAAGCGGAGCTGATCGAGTTGGTGCGGCAGGGCCTTGAGGGCAAGCTGGCGCAACCCTCTTCCGAGATTGTGGACTTTCGCCGGGAAATCATCAGCGATCTCTACCTTGCCATGGACGGCGCGAGCTCCGTTCGGGTTTCGGAGGCAGTGTTGTCGACGATGGCCGTGGCCGAGCAGGATCTCCGTCCGGCGGCCGGGTCGCGCTCGCCGTCGCTTCGCGGGCTCGCGGCGGCGGCCGCCCGTCGCACCTTGGGGCACAGGGCAAGCAGGGCTTTGCGTCGCCTCTACGGCTCGGCCGAGGGCGAGCGTCGCCGTGCGGGCAAGCAATTCGGCGATGGACTGGTCAACACCATATTGCAGCGTATCGACGCTGCTTCGGTGGACCGGCGCCGGTTTGTCGCCCGGACGCCCGCAAATATTCGGGGCGGCATGTTCAGTGGCGCCAGCCTGCAGCTTGCGGAAGTGAACTGA
- a CDS encoding DUF6418 domain-containing protein produces the protein MGALLWEFETLLSLLLNAAVTLLVLALIFRISLSQPGLLFLTFFFFFYCAWRLVSVFYIDVFGPIVSEQLERSIGPGLAAVPLGASHVLVLLMLLVSFHPQRLKALAAASNFKMSSFLPTGRLDLFNLAFWVILLFEVALWIEMLTRGTIPLFSKIERLDYSRQFGGFLHGRLMDWGPMLAFQLGLLFATPVLRGARFDYRFGALFGSLMVYLLFVGHRFSSFFLYFSFFIMPMGSIVLGRSKAAAFDNLAFYRMLRALWLPVACLGVLVLGALTYSYTVVRGAESELLQAKLTQRLLVQQGEMWWMTYERVFLHGDWNAPLAFVKLFLDPFNPNRNSTMQLLMELGLPIERAHALLDLGVAYTGGWPEVLFELGGPVNGFILVVLSAIMFSEFLFLVTRCIVEQRYATCFFLTPILYAVEVYLASGMMNSFIQLTFMTKLGAAIFVYVLEDRWRARLMVSASPGAGQAMALEKEVTP, from the coding sequence GTGGGCGCACTGCTGTGGGAGTTCGAAACGCTGCTCTCGTTGCTGTTGAATGCAGCCGTTACGTTGTTGGTTCTTGCGCTTATCTTCCGAATTTCGCTGAGCCAGCCCGGATTGCTTTTCCTCACTTTCTTTTTCTTCTTTTATTGTGCCTGGAGACTCGTCTCAGTCTTCTACATTGACGTATTCGGACCGATCGTCTCCGAGCAGCTGGAAAGAAGCATTGGTCCCGGGCTTGCGGCGGTGCCGCTGGGCGCCAGCCATGTCCTTGTCCTCCTGATGTTGCTGGTCTCCTTTCATCCACAGCGTTTGAAGGCTCTCGCGGCCGCGTCCAATTTCAAAATGTCGAGTTTCCTGCCGACCGGACGTCTCGATTTGTTCAATCTGGCGTTCTGGGTCATCCTCTTGTTCGAGGTTGCTCTCTGGATCGAGATGTTGACCCGGGGGACGATCCCGCTTTTCAGCAAAATCGAACGGCTGGACTATTCGCGGCAATTCGGAGGCTTTCTCCACGGACGACTGATGGATTGGGGGCCGATGCTGGCTTTCCAGCTAGGATTGCTTTTCGCGACGCCGGTGCTGCGTGGCGCACGCTTCGACTACCGATTTGGAGCGCTGTTCGGCAGCCTGATGGTTTATCTGCTCTTTGTCGGGCACAGGTTCTCGTCGTTCTTTCTGTATTTCTCGTTCTTCATTATGCCCATGGGCAGCATTGTCCTGGGGCGCAGCAAAGCCGCAGCGTTCGACAACTTGGCATTCTACCGCATGCTGCGCGCTCTGTGGTTGCCGGTGGCCTGTCTTGGTGTCCTCGTTCTGGGGGCTCTCACATATTCCTATACCGTCGTGCGTGGCGCGGAATCGGAGTTGCTTCAGGCCAAACTCACCCAGCGGCTCCTGGTGCAGCAGGGCGAGATGTGGTGGATGACGTATGAGCGCGTTTTTCTGCACGGGGACTGGAACGCGCCTCTGGCCTTCGTCAAGCTTTTCCTGGATCCTTTCAACCCCAACCGCAATTCGACGATGCAGCTGCTGATGGAGCTTGGTCTGCCGATCGAGCGCGCGCATGCCTTGCTCGATCTGGGGGTGGCCTACACGGGCGGCTGGCCGGAAGTCTTGTTCGAACTTGGTGGACCGGTTAACGGATTTATTCTGGTTGTGCTTTCGGCAATCATGTTTTCGGAGTTCTTGTTCTTGGTGACGCGCTGTATCGTGGAGCAGCGATATGCCACTTGCTTTTTCCTGACGCCAATATTGTATGCAGTTGAAGTCTACCTCGCGTCGGGAATGATGAATTCGTTTATCCAATTGACCTTTATGACGAAATTGGGGGCTGCGATTTTCGTTTACGTCCTGGAAGATAGGTGGCGGGCGAGGTTGATGGTATCGGCATCGCCTGGAGCGGGCCAAGCGATGGCACTTGAGAAGGAAGTCACGCCATGA
- the pseF gene encoding pseudaminic acid cytidylyltransferase: MKIAVIPARGGSKRIPRKNIRPFCGKPIIAYSIEAAQASGLFDEIIVSTDDAEIAEVARQFGATAPFVRPKEISDDHTGTAAVVKHAVTWFIERGDDITHVCCVYATAPLIEARFLREAYEALTSSDAAFAFSVTSYAFPIQRALRMTPAGRVDPFHPEHRLTRSQDLEPAYHDAGQFYWGTAAAFLEDVPIFSERSVGVVLPRHLVQDIDTVEDWEQAEYMFRAVNRG; the protein is encoded by the coding sequence GTGAAGATCGCCGTCATCCCGGCCCGCGGCGGCAGCAAGCGCATCCCGCGCAAGAACATCCGGCCGTTCTGCGGCAAGCCCATCATCGCCTATTCCATCGAGGCAGCGCAGGCGAGCGGCCTGTTCGACGAGATCATCGTCTCCACTGATGACGCTGAGATCGCCGAGGTGGCGCGCCAGTTCGGCGCGACAGCACCCTTCGTTCGTCCGAAGGAGATCTCCGACGACCACACCGGGACGGCCGCAGTCGTCAAGCACGCCGTCACTTGGTTCATCGAACGCGGTGACGACATCACCCATGTCTGCTGCGTCTACGCGACCGCCCCGCTGATCGAGGCCCGCTTCCTGCGTGAGGCCTATGAGGCCCTCACGAGCTCCGACGCCGCCTTCGCGTTTTCGGTGACAAGCTACGCCTTTCCGATCCAGCGTGCCTTGCGCATGACCCCGGCCGGCCGCGTCGATCCGTTTCATCCGGAGCATCGCCTCACCCGGTCGCAGGACCTCGAGCCGGCCTATCATGATGCAGGCCAATTCTACTGGGGCACGGCCGCGGCCTTCCTCGAAGACGTACCGATCTTCTCGGAGCGCTCCGTCGGGGTCGTGCTGCCGCGGCACCTCGTGCAGGACATCGACACCGTCGAAGATTGGGAGCAGGCGGAATACATGTTCCGCGCGGTCAATCGGGGCTAG
- a CDS encoding formyltransferase family protein, with amino-acid sequence MKISIVCSSASHPVYAHLEQWARLARASHDVELVQKKAELTGGDILFLISCHEIISAQDRARYGASLVIHASDLPLGRGWSPHIWQILEGKHDIVVSLLEAEDQVDTGAIWAQRHMVLEGHELYDEINAKLFAIEMELMSEAVAVEGRRARMRQDGRAPTYYRRRGPEDSRLDPNRSIAEQFELLRVVDPQRFPAFFDFRGHRYVVRIEKVEATDE; translated from the coding sequence ATGAAGATTTCGATTGTCTGCTCAAGTGCCTCACACCCGGTCTACGCCCATCTGGAACAGTGGGCGAGGCTTGCGCGCGCCTCGCACGATGTCGAACTCGTGCAAAAGAAGGCCGAGCTGACGGGCGGGGATATCCTTTTCCTGATCTCGTGTCATGAAATCATCTCGGCGCAGGACCGGGCGAGATACGGTGCGAGCTTGGTGATCCATGCCAGCGACCTCCCGCTCGGGCGCGGCTGGTCCCCCCATATTTGGCAGATTCTCGAAGGAAAGCATGATATCGTCGTTTCGTTGCTTGAGGCGGAGGATCAGGTGGATACCGGCGCCATTTGGGCGCAGCGCCACATGGTGCTCGAAGGCCATGAGCTCTATGACGAGATCAACGCGAAGCTCTTTGCCATCGAAATGGAGCTGATGAGCGAGGCGGTGGCCGTTGAGGGGCGAAGGGCGCGTATGCGGCAGGATGGTCGCGCTCCGACCTACTACCGAAGACGTGGGCCCGAGGATTCGCGGCTGGATCCGAACCGCTCGATCGCTGAGCAGTTCGAGCTCCTGAGAGTGGTAGATCCGCAACGTTTTCCCGCGTTCTTCGATTTCCGTGGTCATCGCTACGTGGTGCGTATTGAGAAGGTGGAAGCGACCGATGAGTGA
- a CDS encoding HAD hydrolase-like protein has protein sequence MKAWPVRAEGSLLVGDNARDIEAAVAAGIPGHLFRGGDLAAFLRPLLAARS, from the coding sequence ATGAAGGCGTGGCCGGTCCGCGCCGAGGGCAGTCTGCTCGTCGGCGACAATGCCCGCGACATCGAGGCCGCCGTCGCCGCGGGAATACCCGGACATCTGTTCCGGGGAGGCGATCTGGCCGCATTCCTTCGTCCGCTGCTCGCCGCCCGGAGCTAG
- the pseI gene encoding pseudaminic acid synthase produces the protein MSDTISIAGRSIGQAHRPFIIAEMSGNHNQSLERALAIVDAAAKSGAHALKLQTYTADTMTLDLGSDEFFIDDPNSLWKGRSLHKLYQEAYTPWEWHAPIFERARSLGMIPFSTPFDATAVDFLESLGVPCYKIASFENTDLPLIRKVAATGKPMIISTGMASVADLDETVRAARAAGCKQLVLLKCTSTYPATPSDTNLMTIPHLRALFDCEVGLSDHTFGIGASVASVALGASVIEKHFTLARADGGVDSTFSMEPSEMAALVVETERAWMALGEVRYGLMEKERDSLIFRRSLYVAEDLAPGDVLTGENLRIIRPGLGLPPKYFETLMGKRVGQAVRRGTPMSWDLLSSAEEAASAQQVTAARSARG, from the coding sequence ATGAGTGACACGATATCCATTGCCGGGCGGTCGATCGGCCAAGCGCATCGGCCGTTCATCATTGCGGAGATGTCCGGCAACCATAACCAGTCGCTGGAGCGCGCGTTGGCGATCGTTGACGCCGCAGCGAAATCGGGCGCGCATGCGCTCAAGCTTCAGACCTACACCGCCGATACGATGACGCTCGACCTTGGCAGCGACGAGTTCTTCATCGATGATCCCAACAGCCTCTGGAAGGGGCGGTCGCTGCACAAGCTCTATCAGGAGGCCTACACGCCGTGGGAGTGGCACGCACCGATCTTCGAGCGCGCGCGGTCGCTTGGCATGATTCCGTTCTCCACGCCTTTCGATGCAACGGCAGTCGACTTTCTCGAGAGCCTTGGCGTTCCCTGCTATAAGATTGCTTCCTTCGAGAACACCGATCTGCCGCTCATCCGCAAGGTTGCTGCGACCGGAAAACCGATGATCATCTCCACCGGCATGGCAAGTGTTGCCGATCTCGACGAGACGGTCCGTGCGGCGCGAGCGGCGGGCTGCAAGCAGCTCGTGCTGCTGAAATGCACGAGCACCTATCCGGCGACGCCCTCGGATACCAATCTCATGACGATTCCGCACCTGCGCGCGTTGTTTGATTGCGAGGTGGGGTTGTCGGACCACACTTTCGGGATCGGCGCTTCGGTGGCGAGCGTGGCGCTCGGCGCAAGCGTGATCGAGAAGCACTTTACGCTTGCGCGGGCCGACGGAGGCGTCGACTCGACGTTTTCTATGGAGCCTTCGGAGATGGCGGCGCTCGTGGTCGAGACCGAGCGGGCCTGGATGGCGCTTGGCGAAGTCCGCTACGGCTTGATGGAGAAGGAGCGGGACTCCCTGATCTTCCGCCGTTCGCTCTATGTGGCCGAAGACCTCGCGCCCGGCGACGTGCTGACCGGGGAGAATTTGCGGATCATTCGCCCCGGTCTCGGTCTGCCGCCAAAATATTTCGAGACGCTGATGGGTAAGCGCGTGGGCCAGGCGGTTCGCCGCGGTACGCCGATGAGCTGGGACCTGCTGTCATCCGCTGAAGAAGCGGCGTCTGCGCAGCAGGTGACTGCGGCGAGGAGCGCGCGTGGCTGA
- a CDS encoding class I SAM-dependent methyltransferase gives MFRLPSFHPKVLLWRAATNIGPLPVLVRARESAVWQDFWRTERSEAAFLDYAKNTPLRDWLANYCAGLRPESVVELGPNVGANLQAIWRADRNIKLYGVELNDNAVKWGMQHMPEGCGAKLLTGSMADVAGVLERNGIEGADVVFSCGATMHVNDEIFAAAKQQALKLARKAIIHVEYNAWTPAELQNGRNWRSSFLSDRWVRDYVAEYESMPGVSRVDCIRIPPEINVARNIGRLWINDMTAMIVVHRN, from the coding sequence GTGTTCAGGCTTCCCAGTTTCCACCCCAAGGTTCTCCTCTGGCGTGCTGCGACCAATATCGGGCCTCTGCCCGTGCTGGTGAGGGCGCGGGAGTCTGCCGTATGGCAGGATTTCTGGCGGACCGAAAGGAGCGAGGCAGCGTTTCTCGACTATGCAAAGAATACGCCCTTGCGGGATTGGCTTGCGAACTATTGCGCCGGCCTGCGGCCGGAATCGGTGGTCGAACTCGGCCCGAATGTCGGGGCAAATCTTCAGGCGATTTGGCGGGCCGATCGCAACATCAAGCTTTATGGCGTCGAGCTGAACGACAACGCCGTCAAATGGGGCATGCAACACATGCCAGAGGGCTGCGGAGCGAAGCTGCTGACCGGTTCGATGGCCGATGTGGCGGGCGTGCTCGAGCGCAACGGCATCGAGGGTGCGGACGTGGTCTTCAGCTGCGGTGCCACAATGCACGTAAACGACGAAATCTTCGCAGCCGCGAAGCAACAGGCACTCAAACTTGCCCGCAAGGCGATTATCCACGTGGAGTACAATGCTTGGACTCCAGCGGAACTGCAAAACGGACGAAATTGGCGTTCGTCTTTCCTGTCAGATCGCTGGGTTCGGGACTATGTAGCGGAGTACGAATCCATGCCCGGCGTTTCCCGCGTCGATTGCATTCGCATACCGCCGGAGATCAATGTCGCGCGCAATATCGGTCGACTTTGGATCAACGATATGACGGCCATGATTGTCGTTCATCGGAACTGA
- a CDS encoding D-glycero-alpha-D-manno-heptose-1,7-bisphosphate 7-phosphatase has product MQNPADPGHDGSELTDRLRRPAVFFDRDGVLNVDKDYVHRIDDFEWMQGAREAVKLCNDLGYYVFVVTNQSGVARGYFSVDDIHRLHDWMNSELGAIGAHIDDFQYCPYHEEGTVEAYRRASDRRKPAPA; this is encoded by the coding sequence GTGCAAAATCCCGCTGATCCTGGGCATGACGGAAGCGAGCTGACGGACCGGCTGAGACGCCCGGCCGTATTCTTCGATCGCGATGGTGTGCTCAACGTCGACAAGGACTATGTGCACAGGATCGACGACTTCGAATGGATGCAGGGAGCGCGCGAGGCCGTCAAGCTGTGCAACGATCTCGGCTATTACGTCTTCGTCGTCACCAATCAATCGGGCGTCGCCCGCGGCTACTTTAGCGTGGATGATATTCATCGTCTGCACGACTGGATGAATAGCGAGCTGGGCGCAATCGGCGCCCATATCGACGACTTCCAGTACTGTCCCTACCATGAGGAGGGCACGGTCGAGGCGTACCGACGCGCGAGCGACCGGCGCAAGCCGGCCCCGGCATGA
- the pseC gene encoding UDP-4-amino-4,6-dideoxy-N-acetyl-beta-L-altrosamine transaminase produces MIPYGRQDISAEDIDAVRDVLTSDWLTQGQAGPRFEQGLAKYCGAAHGIAVSNATAALHIACLALDLGPGDILWTVPNTFVASANCALYCGATVDFVDIDPRTYNMSVAALAEKLAQAEAAGRLPKVVVPVHFAGQSCEMVEIRALADRYRFHIVEDASHAVGGEYRGRKVGDGALSDVTVFSFHPVKIITTGEGGMLMTNAPKLAERLSYLRSHGIIRPMQSPPTADERRSNEDQHGPWMYEQIELGLNYRMTDIQAALGSSQLVRLDAFVERRRELAARYDRLLAKLPVTRPWQHPDTNSAWHLYVIRLRRNEIKLSRRQVFEALRAAGIGVNVHYIPVHTQPYYQRLGFKVGMFPEAESYYQDAITLPLFSKMTDAEQDTVVAALRKILA; encoded by the coding sequence ATGATCCCCTATGGGCGCCAGGATATCTCTGCCGAGGACATCGACGCGGTCAGGGATGTCCTGACGTCGGACTGGCTGACGCAGGGACAGGCCGGCCCTCGCTTCGAGCAGGGGCTGGCGAAATATTGCGGCGCGGCCCACGGCATCGCCGTTTCGAACGCAACCGCAGCGCTTCACATTGCCTGTCTCGCGCTCGATCTCGGGCCTGGCGACATTCTGTGGACGGTGCCGAACACCTTCGTGGCGTCCGCCAATTGTGCTCTCTATTGCGGCGCGACCGTCGATTTCGTCGACATCGATCCGCGCACCTACAACATGAGCGTTGCTGCATTGGCCGAAAAGCTCGCGCAGGCGGAGGCCGCGGGCCGTCTTCCGAAGGTGGTGGTGCCTGTGCATTTTGCTGGGCAGTCCTGCGAGATGGTGGAGATCCGCGCGCTCGCCGACCGCTACCGCTTCCACATTGTCGAAGACGCCTCGCACGCGGTCGGCGGTGAGTACCGCGGACGCAAGGTCGGCGATGGCGCCCTCAGCGACGTCACCGTGTTCAGCTTCCATCCGGTCAAGATCATCACGACCGGTGAAGGCGGGATGCTGATGACCAACGCGCCGAAACTCGCCGAACGGCTCTCCTATCTGCGCAGTCACGGCATCATTCGCCCGATGCAGTCGCCCCCAACGGCCGACGAGCGGCGCTCCAACGAGGACCAGCACGGTCCCTGGATGTATGAGCAGATCGAGCTCGGGCTCAACTACCGCATGACCGATATCCAGGCCGCACTCGGCAGCAGCCAGCTCGTCCGGCTCGATGCGTTCGTGGAGCGCCGGCGCGAGCTCGCGGCGCGCTACGATCGCCTGCTGGCGAAGCTGCCGGTGACCCGCCCGTGGCAGCATCCGGACACGAACTCGGCCTGGCATCTCTACGTGATCCGGCTGCGGCGCAACGAGATCAAGCTCAGCCGCCGTCAAGTGTTCGAGGCGCTGCGTGCCGCCGGCATCGGCGTCAACGTGCATTACATTCCCGTGCACACGCAGCCCTATTATCAGCGCCTGGGCTTCAAGGTCGGCATGTTTCCGGAGGCCGAGAGCTATTACCAGGACGCCATCACGCTGCCGCTGTTCTCGAAAATGACGGATGCCGAGCAGGACACCGTCGTCGCGGCGCTTAGGAAGATCCTCGCGTGA
- a CDS encoding lipopolysaccharide biosynthesis protein gives MLRRFLHNTAISAVAYGVAGVLGLFAVGLIAKSYGLAVLGLIVLLRSFLPSGFLAVIDLGVSEITTQVIARGRLGDWSTAGEKVSLLTMLALVTGLLSGVLLWFCAADLAAIFKVHADQSADFIAILKVTALIMPIAFLGLAAEGALKGFEQYSWLRLTEVAGSVAYVGSIFIAVWSNLSFAWIAYAYLATIVAKYVVLALVVWLFARNTSLRFRSWTPSSRHDVAYRCWLMFNNRIAGTFQQTLVPLAIGALYSPVEVGTYDVLTRLPRFLKTTMSPLYSAILPISAHLDERTDVRRLQLLGRNGLVLPAAIVVPILVVVALFSQDILRVWVGPEHSSEWPWLALSLLVPAVTVMLGAGQTALMVRSDFLRLNTRLLYLQVLAQYVVTALTLAWLRERAFILGWVLSYVVFAPLIAHRMLSVMHLPRMLFWEQLGKQTLVAAVLAAGTIAYKTYSTPYTLPALIIVGAIACLAAWVLSVALILSQSDRAMFGKFARALTQR, from the coding sequence GTGCTGCGTCGGTTTCTTCATAACACCGCAATCTCGGCCGTCGCCTATGGCGTTGCCGGGGTGCTGGGCCTGTTCGCGGTAGGCCTAATTGCGAAGTCCTATGGGCTCGCGGTGCTGGGGCTTATCGTGCTCTTGCGCTCCTTTCTGCCCAGCGGCTTTCTCGCAGTGATTGATCTCGGCGTTTCCGAGATCACGACTCAGGTGATTGCGCGGGGGCGGCTCGGGGATTGGTCCACGGCCGGTGAAAAGGTTTCGTTGCTGACCATGCTCGCCCTGGTCACCGGATTGCTCTCGGGCGTACTGCTGTGGTTTTGCGCGGCGGACCTGGCCGCCATCTTCAAGGTTCACGCCGATCAGTCCGCGGATTTCATTGCCATCTTGAAGGTGACCGCGCTGATCATGCCAATCGCCTTCCTGGGGCTGGCCGCCGAAGGAGCGCTCAAGGGATTTGAGCAGTACAGCTGGCTGCGATTGACCGAGGTGGCGGGAAGCGTCGCCTACGTGGGATCGATCTTCATCGCTGTCTGGAGCAACCTTTCATTTGCCTGGATCGCCTACGCCTATCTCGCGACGATTGTGGCCAAATACGTGGTGCTTGCGCTCGTCGTCTGGCTCTTTGCGCGCAACACCTCGCTCCGTTTCAGGTCATGGACACCCTCGAGCCGGCACGACGTGGCCTACAGGTGTTGGCTGATGTTTAACAACCGTATCGCAGGCACTTTCCAGCAGACGCTGGTTCCGCTGGCTATCGGTGCACTCTACAGTCCCGTCGAAGTGGGAACCTACGACGTGCTGACACGCCTTCCCCGCTTTCTCAAGACGACAATGAGCCCGCTCTACTCGGCAATTCTTCCGATTTCGGCACATCTCGACGAACGAACCGACGTTAGACGATTGCAATTGCTGGGACGAAATGGCCTCGTTCTACCTGCCGCCATCGTTGTGCCAATCCTTGTCGTCGTTGCGTTGTTTTCTCAAGACATATTGCGGGTCTGGGTCGGGCCCGAGCATTCGAGCGAATGGCCGTGGTTGGCTCTGTCGCTGTTGGTTCCCGCTGTGACTGTCATGCTGGGGGCCGGGCAAACCGCTTTGATGGTCAGGTCGGATTTCCTGCGTCTCAACACGCGGCTGCTTTATCTGCAGGTCCTGGCGCAGTATGTGGTGACAGCACTGACGCTGGCATGGCTGCGCGAGCGTGCCTTCATATTGGGGTGGGTGCTATCTTATGTCGTATTTGCGCCCCTGATCGCGCACCGCATGCTCTCGGTCATGCACCTGCCAAGGATGTTGTTCTGGGAGCAACTGGGCAAGCAGACATTGGTGGCCGCTGTGCTCGCCGCGGGGACGATCGCCTATAAGACCTATTCGACGCCGTACACCCTTCCGGCACTGATCATCGTGGGAGCGATTGCCTGCCTCGCCGCATGGGTGCTGAGCGTCGCTCTGATCCTGTCACAGAGCGATCGCGCCATGTTCGGCAAATTCGCCCGCGCGCTGACGCAGCGGTGA
- a CDS encoding class I SAM-dependent methyltransferase: protein MSPDIEPASTLELSRAYASDFARSLLRLAFKNVKRTGDVVDSEYNGGAWDRVLNERAWLDAPLEEFLAGQSRSPRLAKVNGQLVRIATKDYYKYRIRALSELMMRHVGDATSLVELGSGTGYNLFSLSLDPRWTQLRGFDIAPNGIEAGRQIARHYGLDGRVSFDRIDLTDAHDPQFSQLAGATIFTHFCIEQIPYAVDAVIENILRARPGRVVNIEPAIDMLNLSDPRDLASRIYLKSVDYQTRLFALLDELERKGRIRILARERMAYAPTLHNDGLLYAWEPLSG, encoded by the coding sequence GTGTCGCCTGATATCGAACCGGCATCGACGCTGGAGTTGTCCCGTGCCTATGCGTCGGACTTCGCACGGAGCCTCCTTCGCCTTGCCTTCAAGAATGTCAAACGGACGGGCGACGTCGTCGATTCCGAATACAATGGCGGCGCCTGGGACAGGGTGCTGAACGAGCGCGCCTGGCTCGATGCGCCTCTGGAAGAGTTTCTCGCGGGGCAGAGTCGCTCACCTCGACTGGCCAAGGTAAACGGTCAACTCGTACGTATCGCCACGAAGGACTATTACAAGTATCGCATCCGGGCGCTGTCGGAACTGATGATGCGCCACGTCGGCGATGCGACGTCCCTGGTCGAATTGGGCTCCGGGACCGGTTATAACCTGTTTTCGCTCAGCTTGGATCCTCGCTGGACGCAACTTCGCGGCTTCGACATCGCGCCGAACGGCATTGAAGCGGGACGACAGATCGCGCGCCATTATGGCCTGGATGGGCGCGTCAGCTTCGACCGGATCGATCTGACGGACGCACATGATCCCCAGTTCAGCCAACTCGCAGGCGCAACGATCTTCACTCACTTCTGCATTGAGCAAATCCCCTACGCCGTGGATGCCGTGATCGAGAACATTCTGCGGGCGCGGCCGGGCCGTGTCGTGAACATCGAGCCCGCGATCGATATGCTGAATTTGTCGGATCCGCGCGATCTGGCCAGTCGGATCTACTTGAAATCAGTGGATTACCAGACCCGTCTTTTCGCTTTGCTGGATGAGCTCGAGCGGAAGGGGCGGATTCGCATTCTTGCTCGCGAGCGGATGGCCTACGCTCCCACATTGCACAACGACGGTCTCTTGTATGCATGGGAGCCGCTGAGCGGTTGA